Proteins from one Candidatus Methanosphaera massiliense genomic window:
- a CDS encoding metallophosphoesterase family protein, producing MKILIITDIHSAPDKIFSYLDENPVDQIIITGDVTEFGPEDYFIETLNKFSEYAQVHALQGNCDPKNANELLDKSNIINIHDNTSNIGDIQVVGFGGSNPTPFDTPNEFSDEILYNELSKYKDVLGSDSYTILVTHAPPLNTNADKIESGAHVGSEGIRKIIEETQPTLNVCGHVHESIGQDKIGDTVVVNPGDAANGHACLLELTDEDIKNKNVNIKIFTIQ from the coding sequence ATGAAAATATTAATAATTACAGATATTCATAGTGCTCCTGATAAAATATTTAGTTATTTAGATGAAAATCCAGTAGACCAAATTATTATAACGGGTGATGTAACAGAATTTGGTCCTGAAGACTATTTTATAGAAACACTTAATAAATTTAGTGAATATGCTCAAGTTCATGCACTACAAGGAAATTGTGATCCGAAAAATGCAAATGAACTACTAGATAAATCTAACATAATCAATATACATGATAATACTTCAAATATTGGAGATATACAAGTAGTTGGTTTTGGTGGATCAAATCCTACACCATTCGATACACCAAATGAATTTAGTGATGAAATATTATACAATGAATTAAGTAAATACAAAGATGTATTGGGTTCAGATTCTTATACTATTTTAGTAACACACGCACCACCACTAAACACAAATGCAGACAAAATAGAATCTGGTGCACATGTAGGAAGTGAAGGTATAAGAAAAATAATTGAAGAAACACAGCCAACACTAAATGTATGTGGACACGTTCACGAATCAATAGGTCAAGACAAAATTGGAGACACTGTAGTAGTAAATCCAGGAGACGCAGCAAATGGACATGCATGCCTCCTAGAATTAACAGATGAAGACATCAAAAATAAAAATGTTAACATAAAGATATTTACTATACAATAA
- a CDS encoding cation diffusion facilitator family transporter — MTNDDINQKVDRDKIIIQTSVIGILANILLAVFKAFAGIMSNSIAVTLDAVNNLSDALSSVITIIGNKLGSKAPDKNHPLGYGRIEYLSAMIVAGIVLYAGITSIIESVKKIINPATPEYTSITLLILAVAIIVKLVLGSYVKKRGEIANSGALIASGADATFDAVLSLSVLLSALLYIFTGISLEAYVGVIISAVIIKAGIDMMIETLNDILGKRADPKTTAHLKELLIEEPQVRGAYDIFITNYGPDKNYASVHLELPDVMTVEEVDELTRKLQEKVYQEMGITLIGVGVYSYNTKNDEAGKIHNTVMETVMNHEWVLQLHGFFVEVDKKQMRFDVVMSFDIDWDEGLDILQKEVNELYPDYEVQIVSDIDISD, encoded by the coding sequence ATGACAAATGATGATATAAATCAAAAAGTTGATAGAGATAAGATAATTATTCAAACTAGTGTGATAGGTATTCTGGCAAATATATTATTAGCAGTATTCAAAGCATTTGCAGGTATAATGTCTAATTCTATTGCAGTAACCCTTGATGCTGTAAATAATTTATCTGATGCTTTATCATCTGTAATTACTATTATTGGAAATAAGTTAGGATCTAAAGCTCCAGATAAGAATCATCCACTAGGTTATGGAAGAATAGAATATCTAAGTGCTATGATTGTAGCAGGAATTGTACTTTATGCAGGTATTACTTCAATTATTGAATCAGTTAAGAAGATTATCAATCCTGCAACACCCGAATACACAAGTATTACATTATTAATCCTTGCAGTGGCAATTATTGTAAAACTAGTGCTTGGGTCATATGTGAAAAAGAGGGGTGAGATTGCTAATTCTGGAGCATTAATAGCATCAGGAGCAGATGCAACTTTCGATGCAGTTTTATCTTTATCAGTACTATTATCAGCACTTCTATACATATTCACAGGCATCTCATTAGAAGCATACGTAGGTGTTATAATCTCAGCAGTAATTATCAAGGCAGGTATTGATATGATGATAGAAACATTAAATGATATACTAGGAAAACGTGCTGACCCAAAAACTACTGCTCATCTAAAAGAACTTCTAATAGAAGAACCACAAGTAAGGGGAGCTTATGATATATTCATAACAAATTATGGTCCGGATAAAAATTATGCATCAGTACATCTAGAATTACCTGATGTAATGACAGTAGAAGAAGTTGATGAATTAACCCGTAAATTACAGGAAAAAGTCTACCAAGAAATGGGAATAACTCTTATAGGAGTAGGTGTTTACTCATATAACACTAAAAATGATGAAGCAGGAAAAATACATAATACAGTAATGGAAACTGTGATGAATCATGAATGGGTATTACAACTTCATGGATTCTTTGTAGAAGTCGATAAAAAACAGATGCGCTTCGATGTAGTGATGAGTTTTGATATTGACTGGGATGAAGGACTGGATATTCTACAAAAAGAGGTTAATGAACTTTATCCTGATTATGAAGTTCAGATAGTCTCAGATATTGATATATCTGATTAA
- a CDS encoding DUF2096 domain-containing protein gives MVNDMKDPLYLRWGVLDHLLKELKKKYEDIPKEMIRDLQYARALTNFYLEDPTEPDRAKEIGRIDSLLNTVERNLLALASNEGEEYVKEWEQKLLEASQGKEVFKSVNIQSKFIPGMPANFDFIRFNFREPIQEERFIEICEYENVIIEFDDNDTSVFVFGEKPNIKSALKEMSPFFSEQLQEA, from the coding sequence ATGGTTAATGATATGAAAGATCCATTATATTTAAGATGGGGTGTTCTTGATCATCTTCTTAAAGAACTTAAAAAGAAGTATGAGGATATTCCAAAAGAAATGATTAGAGATTTACAATATGCTAGGGCATTAACAAACTTTTACCTAGAAGACCCAACAGAACCAGATAGAGCTAAGGAGATAGGACGTATTGATTCATTATTAAATACAGTTGAAAGAAATCTATTAGCTTTAGCTAGTAATGAAGGAGAAGAATACGTAAAAGAGTGGGAACAAAAATTATTAGAAGCATCACAGGGTAAAGAAGTATTCAAGTCAGTGAATATTCAGTCAAAGTTTATACCAGGTATGCCTGCAAACTTTGATTTTATCAGATTTAATTTCAGGGAACCTATCCAGGAAGAAAGGTTTATTGAAATCTGTGAGTATGAGAATGTTATCATAGAATTTGATGATAATGATACTTCTGTATTTGTATTTGGTGAAAAACCTAATATTAAAAGTGCTCTAAAAGAAATGAGTCCATTCTTTTCTGAACAGTTACAAGAAGCTTAG
- a CDS encoding DUF749 family protein, which yields MQNFIVELVGVFTTKDLPEDYEKFVEYKATIDKKEVQEKTPIAIMKVKDTTSYHVLFLDEYDSLEQIDQELEEKLDGQIYNYTIRNILQGHMNG from the coding sequence ATGCAGAATTTTATTGTAGAGCTTGTAGGAGTATTCACAACAAAAGATTTACCTGAAGATTATGAGAAATTCGTAGAATATAAAGCAACAATAGATAAGAAAGAAGTACAGGAAAAAACTCCTATAGCTATCATGAAAGTTAAAGATACTACTAGTTATCATGTATTATTCCTAGATGAATATGATTCATTAGAACAAATAGATCAGGAATTAGAAGAAAAATTAGATGGTCAAATATATAATTACACAATACGTAACATATTACAGGGGCATATGAATGGTTAA